CGCCCCGCCGTCGTCGGGTTGAAAAGTTCCGGGGGCGGGCGGGAATCATCGGGCCGGGCCCGTTCGTTGGTGTGCCGAGCTGCCCGGGGGACGGGTCGCCGTCCGCGCACGTACCGAGGGCGTGCGGATTCCTATCCCCAGGGGGGGCTCTGCTGTGCACAGGCGATCACCCGGCGGCCCGGCGGCCGTCATCGGCGCGCTGCTGCTCGCCGTAGTACTGCTGACCGCGGGCTGCACCGGCGGGACGGCCGGCCCGGGCGCCGCGGCGTCCGGGCCCGGCGCGAGTGCGAGCCCCACTGCGTCGTCCGCCCCGCCCGCCGGCCCGTACGTCGCGCTGGGGGACTCGTACACCGCCGGCCTGAAGATCGAACCGCAGGTCGGCGAGCCCCGGGGCTGCGCCCGCTCGGCGGTCAACTACCCCTCCCTGGTGGCCAGGACGCTCGGTCTCACCGGCGCCGACTTCCGGGACGTCAGCTGCAGCGGCGCCCGGACGCCCGACCTGACGGGCCCGCAGCAGACCTCGGACGGCTCCAACCCGGCCCAGCTGGACGCTCTGTCGGCGGCCACCCGGCTGGTGACCGTCGGGATCGGCGGCAACGACGCCGGCTTCATGGACGTGGTGGGCGAGTGCGCCCGGCGGAGCCTGACGAACTCGCTGTCCCAGAGCCTGGGCCGGACGGCGGCCGCCGAGGCGCCCTGCCGGGACCACTACGCCTCGGCCCAGGGTGGTGACCAGGTCCGGCGCAAGGTGGATGCGGCGGGGGAGAAGCTCGCCGAGGTGCTGCGCGAGATCGGGCGACGGGCTCCGCAGGCCCGGGTGTTCGTGGTCGGATACCCGATGTTGCTGCCGACGGACCCGGCGCCCTGCGCGTCGGTGCTGGAGGGCGCGGTGACCCCGGCCGACCTGGGTTTCCTGGCCGAGAAGGAGCAGGAGCTCAACACCATGCTCGCCCGGCGGGCGGAGGCGGCCGGCGCCCGGTTCGTGGACACCGCGACGCCCTCCGCCGGCCACGACCTGTGCGCCGCCGCGGCCCGCTGGATCGAGCCGCCCTTCCCGGCGCCCGGCCTGGCCGCCGTCCACCCGAACGCCTTGGGTCAGCAGGGGGTCGCGGCCGCTGTACTGCAGGCCGTCCGGGGGTAGCCCGGCAGGCCTTCGGCGGCCGGGCGGCGGTGCCGGGCCCGGGAAACGGGCCGGCGGCCGTCCGCGCGGTCAGGGCGATGACCACGGACGGCCGCCGGTGGTCCGGGGATCCGGTGCTGCGAGGTGTGCTCAGGTACCGATCAGGGCTGGGCCGGTCAGGCCGGGCTCAGCCGGGTCGGGTGGACGACGATCCGCACCGACTCGTCGTCCAGGCACTCGCCGGTGACCAGGTCGAACCGCTGCTTGAGCAGCGGCGAGGCGACGTAGACCCGGCCGTCGGGGGTGGAGCCGAGCAGCCCGCGGGACAGCACGTACGCGCCGGTGAACGGGTCCCGGTTGGCGATCGCGTGGACGCGGTCCAGGTGGTCGCGGAACACCGCGGCCTGCCGGCCGTCCGGCAGCAGGGCGGCCACACCGCGTCCCGGGGCGAGCCGGTCCAGGTCGCAGACGGGTGCCCAGGTGCCTTCGGCGAGCACCTCGATCCGGTCGGTGGCGACGGCCTCGGTGGCGACGGTGAAGGCGGTCTCAGTGGCGACGACGGTCATCGGACCTCCAGCAGGAGCGAGTTGTCGGGGTCGAGGGCGGCCAGCAGATCGGCCTCGGTGGCGAGCAGGGTGAGGTCGGGCTTGACCTGCCCGCGCTCGGGGGTGAACCGGATGCTCGGGTCCTCGACGCCGGGGGCGTTGACGAAGGACACGAAGCGGCGCATCCGGTCCGGGTCGGCCAGCGTGGCGGCCCACTCGTCCTGGTAGTCGGAGACGTGGTTGGCCATCAGGGCCTCCAGCTCCTCGGCGATCCCGAGGCTGTCGTGCACCACCACGTCACGGACGTGGTCGAGGCCGCCCTCGATCCGCTCCAGCCAGGCGGAGGTGCGCTCCAGCCGGTCGGCGGTCCGGATGTAGAACATCAGGAACCGGTCGATCAGCTTGATCAGCTGGTCGTCGTCGAGGTCCTGGGCGAGCAGGTCGGCGTGCCGCGGGGTGGCACCGCCGTTGCCGCCGACGTACAGGTTCCAGCCGTTGGAGGTGGCGATGATGCCGAAGTCCTTGCCGCGGGCCTCCGCGCACTCGCGGGCGCAGCCGGAGACCGCCGACTTGAGCTTGTGCGGGCTGCGCAGGCCGCGGTAGCGCAGTTCCAGGTGGATGGCCATGGCCACCGAGTCCTGGACGCCGTAGCGGCACCAGGTGGAGCCGACGCAGGACTTGACCGTCCGCAGCGACTTCCCGTACGCGTGGCCGGACTCGAAGCCGGCCTCGACCAGCCTGGTCCAGATCAGCGGCAGCTGGTCCACCGTGGCGCCGAAGAGGTCGATCCGCTGACCGCCGGTGATCTTGGTGTAGAGGCCGAAGTCGCGGGCCACCTCACCGATCACGATCAGCCCCTCCGGGGTGATCTCACCGCCGGGGATACGCGGCACCACCGAGTACGAGCCGTTCTTCTGGAGGTTCGCCAGGAAGTGGTCGTTGGTGTCCTGCAGCGCCGCCTGCTCGCCGTCCAGCACGTGGCCGGAGGCCTCCAGCTCGGGCGCCAGCGAGGCGATGATCGAGCCGACGGTCGGCTTGCAGACCTCGCAGCCCTCCCCGCCCAGGCGCCCGTGCTCGGCCAGCAGCCGCCGGTGGGTGGAGATCCGCTTCACCCGGACGATCTCGTACAGCTCCGCGCGGGTCTGCCCGAAGCAGGGGCAGAGGCCCTTGTCGACCTCGATGCCGGAGGCCTCCAGCTCGTCACTGACGATCGTGGAGAGCAGCTTGATGCAGGAACCGCAGCCGGTACCGGCCTTGGTGCACTTCTTGACCTCGGGGACGGTGCCGCAGCTGTGCTCGGTGACCGCCGCGCGGACCTCGCCCTTGGTGACGTTGTGGCAGTTGCAGACCACCGCCTCGTCCGGCAGCGCGGAGCTGCCCAGCGAGACCGGCGCGCCCATCCCGGCGGGCAGCACCAGCGACTCGGCGGGGACGGGCAGCGGGACGCCGGTGCCGGTCAGCGGCCGCAGCGAGGAGTACGCCTCGGCGTCGCCGACCAGGATGCCGCCGAGCAGCGCGCCCTCGGGGGTGACCACCAGCTTCTTGTAGATGCCGGAGCGGGAGTCGGAGTAGACGACGTCCAGCGCGCCGGGGGTGGTGCCGAAGGCGTCGCCGAAGCTGGCCACGTCCACACCGAGCAGCT
The sequence above is a segment of the Kitasatospora sp. NBC_00240 genome. Coding sequences within it:
- a CDS encoding SGNH/GDSL hydrolase family protein gives rise to the protein MHRRSPGGPAAVIGALLLAVVLLTAGCTGGTAGPGAAASGPGASASPTASSAPPAGPYVALGDSYTAGLKIEPQVGEPRGCARSAVNYPSLVARTLGLTGADFRDVSCSGARTPDLTGPQQTSDGSNPAQLDALSAATRLVTVGIGGNDAGFMDVVGECARRSLTNSLSQSLGRTAAAEAPCRDHYASAQGGDQVRRKVDAAGEKLAEVLREIGRRAPQARVFVVGYPMLLPTDPAPCASVLEGAVTPADLGFLAEKEQELNTMLARRAEAAGARFVDTATPSAGHDLCAAAARWIEPPFPAPGLAAVHPNALGQQGVAAAVLQAVRG
- the nirD gene encoding nitrite reductase small subunit NirD yields the protein MTVVATETAFTVATEAVATDRIEVLAEGTWAPVCDLDRLAPGRGVAALLPDGRQAAVFRDHLDRVHAIANRDPFTGAYVLSRGLLGSTPDGRVYVASPLLKQRFDLVTGECLDDESVRIVVHPTRLSPA
- the nirB gene encoding nitrite reductase large subunit NirB; the protein is MTTTTRPTVLLVGYGMVGHRFLEALADAGAADRYRVVVLAEEPRHAYDRVALTSYFSGRTPEDLLLAEDGFAAKHGYEIHLSDPATAIDREARTVTTASGRSIGYDTLVLATGSYPFVPPVDGKDAEGCFVYRTIEDLHAIEAYAAGSRVGAVVGGGLLGLEAAGALKGLGLQTHVVEFAPRLMPVQVDEGGGDALRRTIEEMGVVVHTGIGTTAVTVSPEGAANGMTFTDGSSLDTDLVVFSAGVRPRDQLARDCGLTVGERGGIAVDEHCRTSDENVFAIGECALAVDGRVYGLVAPGYEMAGAVAHQLADQAAKPFTGADLSTKLKLLGVDVASFGDAFGTTPGALDVVYSDSRSGIYKKLVVTPEGALLGGILVGDAEAYSSLRPLTGTGVPLPVPAESLVLPAGMGAPVSLGSSALPDEAVVCNCHNVTKGEVRAAVTEHSCGTVPEVKKCTKAGTGCGSCIKLLSTIVSDELEASGIEVDKGLCPCFGQTRAELYEIVRVKRISTHRRLLAEHGRLGGEGCEVCKPTVGSIIASLAPELEASGHVLDGEQAALQDTNDHFLANLQKNGSYSVVPRIPGGEITPEGLIVIGEVARDFGLYTKITGGQRIDLFGATVDQLPLIWTRLVEAGFESGHAYGKSLRTVKSCVGSTWCRYGVQDSVAMAIHLELRYRGLRSPHKLKSAVSGCARECAEARGKDFGIIATSNGWNLYVGGNGGATPRHADLLAQDLDDDQLIKLIDRFLMFYIRTADRLERTSAWLERIEGGLDHVRDVVVHDSLGIAEELEALMANHVSDYQDEWAATLADPDRMRRFVSFVNAPGVEDPSIRFTPERGQVKPDLTLLATEADLLAALDPDNSLLLEVR